A region from the Sutcliffiella horikoshii genome encodes:
- a CDS encoding NAD(P)H-dependent flavin oxidoreductase, whose protein sequence is MNKLREILKINFPIIQGGMGNISNATLTAAVSNAGGLGTIGAGTLKPEDVEEIIIKTKQLTEKPFAVNVALSVSPYTKEVLKLIIKHQVPVVSLSAGNPAPFIPMLKEHGITIICVVASPKQAMKAENAGADIIVAEGYEAAGINSNLETTTMTLIPQVVEAVSIPVVAAGGIGNGKGLAAAIALGASGVQMGTRLIATKEAPFHHHYKNSILAADDQGTVIVGRTVGRVRRVIRTPYADLLLKKEQEGITLEEFNLLTTEDHHIKGAVEGELEQGFINGGQISSIIQTIPSVSELFEQMVTEAKEQLQKAVAQL, encoded by the coding sequence ATGAATAAACTACGAGAAATACTAAAAATAAATTTTCCAATCATCCAAGGCGGAATGGGAAATATCAGTAATGCTACATTAACTGCAGCTGTCTCGAACGCAGGCGGCCTCGGTACAATAGGGGCAGGAACGTTGAAGCCCGAAGATGTGGAAGAGATCATCATAAAAACGAAACAACTCACGGAAAAACCTTTTGCAGTGAATGTTGCTTTGTCGGTTTCTCCATATACAAAAGAAGTTCTGAAGCTCATTATTAAGCACCAGGTACCGGTTGTCTCCCTATCAGCCGGGAATCCAGCTCCTTTTATTCCTATGCTAAAAGAACATGGGATAACGATCATTTGTGTGGTAGCTTCTCCTAAGCAGGCGATGAAAGCAGAAAATGCTGGCGCTGATATTATTGTGGCAGAAGGTTATGAAGCTGCCGGTATTAATTCTAACCTTGAAACAACCACTATGACATTGATTCCACAAGTGGTAGAGGCTGTGTCCATTCCTGTTGTAGCAGCTGGGGGAATAGGGAATGGAAAAGGGCTTGCTGCAGCTATCGCCCTTGGTGCCTCTGGAGTGCAGATGGGGACTAGATTGATAGCTACGAAAGAAGCACCTTTTCACCATCATTACAAGAATTCCATCTTAGCGGCTGACGATCAGGGGACTGTCATTGTTGGCAGAACAGTCGGAAGAGTGAGACGGGTTATTCGTACTCCATATGCAGACCTGCTTCTTAAAAAAGAGCAGGAAGGGATTACACTTGAAGAGTTTAATTTGTTAACTACTGAGGATCACCACATTAAAGGTGCAGTAGAAGGTGAACTCGAGCAAGGGTTTATTAACGGCGGACAAATATCAAGTATCATCCAAACAATCCCAAGTGTAAGTGAACTTTTTGAGCAAATGGTGACGGAAGCAAAAGAGCAACTACAAAAAGCAGTTGCCCAATTATAA